CCTCTTTTTAGCTCAATAAGTTGCAATGCCATTAGCGCATCAAGATTCCCTTGATAATGCCCTAAATATTCATAAAGATATTGCCGTGCTTGATTATATTCGCCAAGCCTTGCGTGCAAAAGAGCAATGGCAAAATTATCTTCTTTATCAGCCACTTGTTTGAGTTGGGCTAAAGCATTATACTCATCACCAAAGACCAAAAACATTTCAGAAGCTAATTTTTTACTCTCTCTCTCATAGCTTGAAGAGCTAGGATTCAAAAAGGGCGAAAGGGATTCAAAGTAATATCCCTTATAATATTGTAAAAGTCCGTAAAGATAAGAATACAAAGGCTGATTTGTCGTATGAAAAAGATAACTTGAAGCAATACCTAAATAATATTCGTAAAGATTCATATCATTAAGCATATACGCACTATAAGCAGCATCAAACGCACTCACACTAATATCTTTACCTGTATTAATAGCATTCTCAAATGAATGTATTGCGCCCTTATAGTCGTTTTCTCGTAATTTTATCACGCCTAGATTATATTCTGCGATAGATTCTGAATATGCGGCGATATTTTGAAACAAATCCAAAGCCTCCATCTTATCGCCTTTTAAATAAAGCAAATTTGCCTTTCGTATCATCTTGCCAAATTCTGTATTATCGACTTCTGGGCGTTTAGTCGCACCAAGAATTGGAGCAGGTTCAATGATTTTACGCGATAAGGGCGATGGACTTGTCTTCACTTCAGGCTCATCATCTCGCAAAAGCACGATAAACAATACAATGATAAACACAAAAATAAGCACTGCGATAGCAATAATGCCAATCATCAAGGGTTTGTTGTCTTTTAATGTGTCAATATGCGGCTGCAAAAAAGGTAAAAATTTGCCTAATAACTCTTTGATTTTGTTAGACTTTGTAGCATCTTCTTGTGCTTGAGCTTGCTCTGGATTCTCTGATGTTTCTTCTTGTTGAGAATCTGCAGGGGTTGGCTCAAGCCCATCATCAAGCTGAATTACATTTTCTTCTGCCATTTAGATACCCTTAGAGATATTTTTGCAACACTTCTGGAATAAGTATGCTTCCATCGGCTTGCTGATAATTTTCCATAATTGCAATCAATGTGCGCCCCACAGCAAGTGATGAACCATTGAGCGTATGGACAAGATAATTTTTCTTATCATCTTTATACCGAATCTTTGCTCTTCGTGCTTGAAAATCGCGTGTGTTGGACACAGAGCTAATCTCTCGATAACAATTTTGTCCGGGCAGCCATACCTCAATATCCACGGTATTACTCGCACTAAAACCCAAATCCCCTCCGCATAATTGCACCAAACGATGCGGGAGTTTGAGGGCTTCTAAGATTCCACTTGCTGTATCAATCATCTTTTGCTGTATGTCCTCACTTTGGCTTGGGTGAGTGATCGCCACAAGCTCGACTTTATCAAACTGATGTTGGCGAATCATACCCCGCGTATCTCGCCCAGCACTTCCAGCTTCTTTGCGGAAACAAGGCGTTTGCGCGGTGAGTAAAATCGGCAAATCTTCTTTGGGAATAATCGTATCTTGATAAAGATTTGTGAGAGTAATCTCTGAAGTTGAAATCAAATACAAATCATTTTCGCTCTCACTGCTGTCATCAAGACGAGAATCTATCTTAAACATATCCTCTTCAAATTTTGGCAATTGCCCTGTCCCTAAAAGTGCTCTGCTATTAACAATCACTGGGGTTACTACTGCTTCAAATCCTGCATTCTGATTGAAATCAAGCATAAAATTGATTAATGCCCGATTGATTTTCGCCCCCATTCCACGCAAAACTGAAAAACGGCTTTTGGCGAGCTTGACACCTGCTTCAAAATCAATCCAACCATTTTGAGAGGCAAGCTCCCAATGTTCTTTAGGCGTAAAATCAAAATGAGGAATGCTAAGGACTTTTTTTATCTCGACATTATCATTTTCGTCCTCTCCCTCTGGCGTGGATTCATCAGGAATATTAGGTATGCGTAATGCAAAATCATCAAGTTTTGCCTCAATCTCTCTGACACGAGATTCTGCAACACTCATTTGTTGTTTATTAGATTCAAGGGTATTTTTAAGCTCACTCACATCTTTTTTTTCGCGCATATACTGCCCAAAAAGCTTGGAGGTTTTATTCTGATAAGCTTGGAGGTTTTCAAGCTCTTGCTTATGCGTTTTGTATGCGATAGCCATTTGTTTGAGTTGCTCTAAAGTCGCTACATCGACTTTTTTAATACGCAGTTTATCGCTCATCGTATCAAAATCATTCACCAAAGCCTTAATATCAATCATCTTCACTCCCTTGAAATCTCTTTATCAATAATCCATAAAATTTTAGCTGATATTTCATCAAAAAAGCATTTTTTATTCCTTCAAGATTTGCAATTTTTAAACATTTTTAATATAAAATGCTATTTTAATATTAATTCATAAAGGCAAAGCAATGTTTGGAGCGGGTATATTTGAGATTCTCATTATATTAATTGTCGCTGTTATCGCTCTAGGTCCCAATAAACTCCCTCAAACCATTGTCGATGTAGTAAAATTTTTCCGCGCGTTTAAAAAAACAATCCACGAAGCCAAAGAAACTTTTGACAAAGAGATTCAGCTTGCCGAACTCAAACAAGAAGCCCTCAAATACAAAAACACCATTGAAGATGGTATGAAACAAATCACACAGGATATGAAACTTGACGAGCTTAGAGAAATCAGCGCAGATGCAGTGAAGTCTCTTAACACAACGCTTGAAGGTCTCAATAATGAAATTACTTACGATAGCCCATCTTTACCCAAACAAGATGAATTACCCGCTCAAAGTGAAAAAGAGAATCAAAAGGAGAATCACATAGCCGCTGATACAAATACTCCTATAGAATCTCCCACACACAAGACACATAAGGATTCTTAAATCCCATGCTTGAAGATTTAAAACCTCATATCCAAGACTTACGCACACGATTAATCGTGATTATTAGCGTTTTACTTGTAACCTTTATGATTTGTCTTTTATTTTGGCAAGGGATTTTTGACATTATCAAAAAACCTCTAAGTGATGTGCTTGAACACGAAGTCGCGGGTAAATTCGTCATCTCGGGTATGGTCGAAGGTGTGTTTGTCGCGATGAAATCCGCATTTTTTGCTGCATCTGTTATCTCGACACCTGTTATCTTTTGGCAAATATGGATTTTTGTCGCTCCGGGCTTATACAAACACGAAAAAAAGATTGTCTTGCCTTTTGTATTTTTTGGCACGATTATGTTTGCAATTGGTGTTGTTTTTTCGTATTATGGGGTATTACCCTTTATCGTTAAAAATGTCTTACTTTTTGGCAATGAGCATTTTGAAGCCTATATCACAGCTGAAAATTATTTCACATTTTTTATTCGTTTGATTTTAGGTTTTGGAATCGCCTTTGAATTGCCCGTATTGTGCTTTTTTCTTGGAAAAATTGGTCTGATTACTGATGCAAGCCTTAAAGGTTTTTTCAAATATGCTATTGTAATTATTTTCATCGTTGCAGCCATTATCGCTCCGCCAGATGTGATTTCACAGATTCTCTTAGCAATCCCTCTAAGTGCATTATACGGAATCTCTATTCTTATTTTAAAGTTTGTCAATCCCGCACCACCGCCCGATGAAGACGATGATGAAGAGGACAATCCAACTTCATCTCAAACACCGCAAAGTTAAAGGGCAGAATAATGACAAAAATTGATGCCCAATCGCAGGATTTTCTGCTTTCAAGCTATGACTATGATTTGCCCCCACAAGCAATCGCCCTTTATCCGACCAAGCCTCCTGAAAATGGCAAACTGCTCGTATATGAACGAGACAATGATCGTATCATACATAGTGATTTTGCCCATTTTAGCGACTTTGTGCCAGATGACACATTGCTTGTCTTTAATGATACCAAAGTCATCAAGGCTCGACTTTATGGCTATAAAATCAATGCGCAAGGACACAAAAAAATCATAGAAATTTTCTACCACAAGCCTTATAACCACGCCCTTACAGAGTTTTTGATTCAAACCAAAGGGCGTATCAAAAAAGGGGATCGTATCATATTAGAATCTAACTTATCAGAATCCACACAAAAGGGCGATTCAGATGAAACTTATGTGCAGATTCTCGATAGTCTCGATAATGGTTTCAGAATCGCCCGATTTATACGCGGTGAAGAGATTCTCAATCAATCCAAAGTGCTTAAGATTCTCGAAAATAAAGGACATATCCCTTTGCCACCTTATATCAAGCGTCAAGACACTGCACAAGATGAATGCGACTATCAAAGTGTATTTGCAAAGAATCTCGGTGCAGTCGCTTCCCCAACAGCCTCTTTACATTTTAGCACACAGCATCTTGCAAAGATTCAAGAGCGTTTTCAAACTTGTTTTATTACGCTCCATGTCGGTGCGGGGACATTTGTAAGTGTGCAAACCCCAGATATTCGACAGCACCAAATACACAGCGAATTTTTTGATATTTCACCACAAGTGGCGCATCAGCTTGATAAAGCTTCAAAAGTCCTATGTATCGGCACGACTTGCGCACGGAGTGTAGAATATTACGCACGACATCATCTTTTGCAAGGCGAGTGCGACTTGTTTTTATATCCCGGAGAGCCATTTTTGCGGGTGGATTATCTTTTGAGCAACTTTCATCTCCCAAAAAGCACCTTAATAATGCTTATTAGCGCAATGATTGGGAGAAAAAAATGCCTCGAAATTTATCATCAAGCCCTTGAAAACGGCTATCGATTCTATTCTTACGGCGATGGAATGCTTATACTATGACACATTTAGAACAACAACTCCAACAACACAAAATCTCCCTGCCCAGCGAGTGTTATCAAAAATACAGAATCTTTGGGGAAGAGCTGCTCAAATGGAATAAAATCCATAATCTAAGCGGGGTAAGCAGTATAGAATCTGTGGAAGATAATATTTTAGATTCACTTTATCCGCTTAAATTTATCGATGATTTTCAAAATTGTATGGATGTAGGGTCAGGAGGTGGATTCCCCGCGATGGCTTTAGCGATTGCCAAGCCCACAGCACGATTTTTCCTCATAGAGCCGCGTATTAAACGCTCATCATTTTTGAAAAACATCACTCTTGAGCTTGGACTTAATAATGTCTCTGTTTTGACACATCGTATTCAAGAAGTGCCTATCACGGAGGTTAATAATTTGGACTTAATCACTTCAAGAGCTGTAATGGACGCTAAAGAACTAATCTATCTCACACGCAAATTCCTTAAAAATGAAGGATATTTTTTACTTTATAAGGGCTTAAATTTTCGCAAGGAAATGCCTCATATGAGTGTGGAAGAATGTTTTGAACGCGACAGGAGAATCTACTATTACAAAAAAGGTAAAGATATTTAACGATTAAGGAGATATGATGATTAAACTACTTGTGATTCTGCTTGCTATAGGAATGTTAGCGTGGTTACTCTTGCGCTCTTCTTTTAAACCCTATCCCAAAACCAAAAACAATAAAAAACACCAAGATGAGATTGAAGAAATGTGCGAATGTGCTTGTTGTGGCGTGTATATCTCACAAAAAGAAGCACTAATGAGCGATGGATATTACTTTTGTTCGCAAGAATGTCTCAAAAAGAGGAAATAATGACTATCATCGGACACCCTGCGATTGCATATCCTCCCTTTATCAAAGTATCATCACTCCAAGAGATTGCCCATACACAAGCAGCGCAGATTCTGTGGTTTGACCCCATGCAATGCGACAAGGATACAGGCTACACACTCGCTAATCATTGTTGCAAGTATCAAGTGCCTTATGCAGTGAGGGTCAATAATATTACTGATTTACTCATTTATGCCAATTTGCAGGCTAAATACCTCATCGTTCATTTTGAAGATTCTTTACAAGATGCAATGCAATACCAAAAAATCATTGAACATTATCTTTTGGACTGCAAACTATTGTATCCGATTAAAAATGACGCACAGATTCAAAAAGTAGCAAAATGTGGCATTGATGGCGTAATTTTTAAGCAAGTTTTAGGTAATATTTAGATTCTAAAATTTTGAGACATTTAGAGAGGTGTCCGAGTGGTTGAAGGAGCACGCCTGGAACGCGTGTAAAGTGCAAGCTTTCGAGGGTTCGAATCCCTTCCTCTCTGCCATAGATTCTAAAGCATCAAACTTAAATCATCACTCATTATATTTTAGCCTACCTTATAGCCTCCAAATCCTCTATTTTATGGTATTATTCGCATTTATAGAAAATGAAAAATATTCACTCATAATCATTTAAAAATACTACAAAATATGATGAAATATTTTTTCAGTGGGGACAGATTGGGGACAAGATATGCCACACAAATCAGAAATCAAAAAAGAGGTAAAATGAAAGCATATAGCACAAAACACTCCAACAAAACAAGTCAAAAATACGAGGGTGTGAGAAGCAAAGAGCTTAATAATGGCGATATTGCTTACTATGTCCGCTGGAGTGATAAAAATGGCGTAAGACTTGAGCGCAAAGTCGGCACGAAAAATGGAGGTTGGAATGAGAAAAAAGCCTCGCTCAAAAGAATTGAGTTACAAAGCAAGGCTTCTTTAGAAAATCAAACTAAAAATCAGCAAATCACTATATCTAGCATCATGGAGCGTTATCTTGAGATTCAAAAACTGCATTTAGGTGCAAGTTCGTATAAAAATTGCAAAGGTGAATGTTTGGTGCATATCAATCCTTTCTTTGGCAGCTACCCACTAGAATCTATCACGCCCCCTCTCATCACTGATTTTATGCTCTCTCTTAATGATAAAAGCAATAAAACAATCAATAAGCTCATAGATAGGCTTAGCCACATTATAGAGTGGTGCATTAAAGAATACAACTTATCCTTACGCAATCCCGCTAAAGCTATAAAGAAATTAAAAATCGATAACGCAAGAGAGCGGTTTCTTACTAAAGATGAGGTGGAGGAGCTTTTAAAGGTAACCAAAGCGCACCCTAATGCTGAAGTGTATTATTTCTTTGTCCTTGCTTTTAGCACGGGAGCAAGGCTCAATAGTGTGCGAAATATCAAGCTAGAAGACATTGACTTTACACAAGGCACGATAAAAATCCAAGATTTTAAAAATAATTCCAAATACACCGCTTTCCTCACCCCTCTAGCAAAACAAACCCTGCAAGACTACAAAGAAAATATCATATTCAAAACTCCCGAGCGCACGATTGTCCGAGCGATGCAAAATATACTAAACACTCTCTTTAACGCGCATTTAGAATCTAATGATAGAAAGCACAGGGTGGTCATTCATACCACGCGTCATACTTTTGCCTCACACCTTGCCATAGCTGGCACACCCATACAAATCATTCAAAAGCTCCTTAATCACAGAGATATAAAAATGACGATGCGGTATGCTCATCTCCTCCCTCATAGTGGGCGTGAATGGGTAGAGAGGCTATGGGATTAAATGCGCGCAATTAAACAAAGAGACAGCTAGCACACAGCCAAAGCACAGCTAGGAGAAGTTAAAATACTAAAAATTAATATTAAGGATAACCGATGAGGGATATTTATAAGGCTATCAAAGAGAATAATATGGCATTGCTTATAGATTTTATAAAAAGTGGGCAGGATTTGAATATTATCAATGAGCACACCTTTACGCCTTTGCAGTATGCTATCTTAAAAGGCAATCTTGGAATCGCATTGTTGCTTATAGAATGCGGAGCAAGATACGATTCCAAAGAACTCATTATATTTGCTGATAAGACTGGGCAAAACGAAATAAGTGAGGCTTTAAAATTGGTCATATAGCTATATTTTATTAATTGCACCTTTTATTCTACCCAATACAATAACTTCGTTTAAGGGATAGATTATAGGTTTGTAATTTTGATTAAAACTTCTTAGCTCTACCATTTCATCTTTTACAAAGCATTGTTTTACAAACAATCCATCAAGAGTATTAACCGCATAAACTTTACCATTCTTAATCTCACTCTCTTGACGAGATATAAGACAAAGACTATTATCTGCAATTGCTTCTTCCATACTATCTCCAATGACAAAAATCATTTCGCACGATTCTATATGTAAAAAATCTAGGATTTGTTTATCAATCATTACCTCTCTATAAGACATTTCATCATTCATACAACCTCCTCCAGCAGAGGCATTTGCCATATAAAGTCGCAATATTTTATATCTTTCGCTTGATTTGGCAGTTTCTTTTGGTTCAGTTCCATAAAAAAATGTGTTAATAGAAATATTTTTACTATGTAAAAAATCCATTATAGCTTTGTAGGGGATTCTGTTTTGAAATTTAGCTTGAGCAAGGTTATTGGGGTGAATCCTCAAAGCTTTCGCCACATCAACATCTTTAGGCTTAAGGTTATTGCAGTCGGTAGCAAGTATATCTTTAATACGCTCAATGCTTTCTCTGCAAGTAATTTCTTTGAACATTGATAATTCCTTATTTTTGATAAGAAATTATAGGATTTCTTGAGATTAACCATTAAAATCTTATACTTTATAAGTATTAAGATTTATGATAATCAGGGTGAAATATTCCTTTTGGAAAATTTAAAAACGATTCTTGTGTGTCAGACCTAAGATAAGACAAATCTCTATTATAAATTTCAAAGACTTGAATATTATTCATAAAAAGACAAATTCCAAAGATAGTGGAATCCATATCTTTAGTATTGATAACATTAAAAATCTCATTAGAGCTGATTATCCTTTTACATTGGATAGATTACTTGTGCTATATACATTTTAGTCGATTCTTTTAAAGATTCCTCGAGTTTTTGATTTGTGCTAATAAAATTTCTAAGGTTTGTATTTAGTGATACAAAATATCCCCTATACAAATCTTCTCTCACAAAGATTTGTTGCTCTTGTGCCAGTCTCCTAATAATTGTATCAAGTAAATTAATGCTATGATGGAGGGTATTTGCTATTTGTATGGTTTCTTTTCGCTTGCTCCCATCGTTGAGAGATTTTAACCCCTCATCATTGATGCCCATTTTATATAAGGGAATATAGATTGTTCTATACGCAAAATAGATAATAAACTTCTCCAATATGTCTATATTTTCTAAGAAATTTTTAATTTTCCTGTTTTCTTGCCATTGTTGCATTTTAGGATTAAGCCAAGCACCCAAAAAAGCTCCAAATAATGTCCCTACAACACCAATACCAGCAATCAAAACATTGGAATCCACAGAAACCCTTTCAAATCTTTCTTAAAAAGATTCTATAACACAAATCCTTAAAATCCATTACCTAATAATTCATAATCAACACTTCTTTAGCTACTTTTCTTACTTGCACATTCATAGAATATCTTACTTCTTTCGTCTGATTGATTCTAAAGTCCTTATACTGCTCTCGGACTAATTTACAATCATTATAACTTAGAATAAACTTACCTTTGATATGATGCAAAATATCCGCTAGGTCTCTATGTTCCTGTATTCCAAAGTCTCTTTGCATCTTATAGTAATTCTCTGTCCCCACATAAGGCGGGTCAAGGTAGAATAAAGAATCCTCGTTATCGTATTCCTTAATCAATTTTCTAAAATCCATATTCTCTATACAAACGCCTTTTAATCTTTCACTCCAAATAGAATAATCTTTATAGATATTCTTTGGAGAACGAGCTTTACACATTGCAAAATTATCACCTTTTGAGGCAAAGCTAAAAGTTAGCAGGCAATAATACAACACTGCTTTTTCTATCTTATTTTTAGGTTTAAATCTGCCTCTTTTAATCCTCTCAAAAATCTCTCTGCTACAAAGCATATTGTTGAGGTAAAGAGAAAAGGTTTGAGGGCTTGTCTTGATGATTGTGTGAAGATTAATTAAATCATTGTTAGTATCATTAATCACCTCTACATATTTGTCTTTACGCCCTTTAAAGTCAATAAAATCTCCTAGATTATAATCTTTGCTCATAATATCTTTTCTGCTAGGCTTAGCATACAGCACAGATAAGCCTCCTCCAAACACCTCAACATAGCGTTTATGTGGTGGCATAAGCTCTACTATATTTTGAGCGAGTTTTGATTTGCCACCTACCCAACCAAAAGGGGCTTTTAGTTTTGTGGGTGTAAGGAATTTGTAACATTTGTCAATAGGTTGAATCATCGTTTCTCCTTTAGAGTTTGTAATATTTTTTACCTTTGCAAAGCACTTTGGTAAT
The Helicobacter sp. MIT 05-5293 genome window above contains:
- the rsmG gene encoding 16S rRNA (guanine(527)-N(7))-methyltransferase RsmG, which produces MTHLEQQLQQHKISLPSECYQKYRIFGEELLKWNKIHNLSGVSSIESVEDNILDSLYPLKFIDDFQNCMDVGSGGGFPAMALAIAKPTARFFLIEPRIKRSSFLKNITLELGLNNVSVLTHRIQEVPITEVNNLDLITSRAVMDAKELIYLTRKFLKNEGYFLLYKGLNFRKEMPHMSVEECFERDRRIYYYKKGKDI
- a CDS encoding PP0621 family protein, whose product is MIKLLVILLAIGMLAWLLLRSSFKPYPKTKNNKKHQDEIEEMCECACCGVYISQKEALMSDGYYFCSQECLKKRK
- the tatC gene encoding twin-arginine translocase subunit TatC, giving the protein MLEDLKPHIQDLRTRLIVIISVLLVTFMICLLFWQGIFDIIKKPLSDVLEHEVAGKFVISGMVEGVFVAMKSAFFAASVISTPVIFWQIWIFVAPGLYKHEKKIVLPFVFFGTIMFAIGVVFSYYGVLPFIVKNVLLFGNEHFEAYITAENYFTFFIRLILGFGIAFELPVLCFFLGKIGLITDASLKGFFKYAIVIIFIVAAIIAPPDVISQILLAIPLSALYGISILILKFVNPAPPPDEDDDEEDNPTSSQTPQS
- a CDS encoding S24 family peptidase, whose translation is MFKEITCRESIERIKDILATDCNNLKPKDVDVAKALRIHPNNLAQAKFQNRIPYKAIMDFLHSKNISINTFFYGTEPKETAKSSERYKILRLYMANASAGGGCMNDEMSYREVMIDKQILDFLHIESCEMIFVIGDSMEEAIADNSLCLISRQESEIKNGKVYAVNTLDGLFVKQCFVKDEMVELRSFNQNYKPIIYPLNEVIVLGRIKGAINKI
- the serS gene encoding serine--tRNA ligase, translated to MIDIKALVNDFDTMSDKLRIKKVDVATLEQLKQMAIAYKTHKQELENLQAYQNKTSKLFGQYMREKKDVSELKNTLESNKQQMSVAESRVREIEAKLDDFALRIPNIPDESTPEGEDENDNVEIKKVLSIPHFDFTPKEHWELASQNGWIDFEAGVKLAKSRFSVLRGMGAKINRALINFMLDFNQNAGFEAVVTPVIVNSRALLGTGQLPKFEEDMFKIDSRLDDSSESENDLYLISTSEITLTNLYQDTIIPKEDLPILLTAQTPCFRKEAGSAGRDTRGMIRQHQFDKVELVAITHPSQSEDIQQKMIDTASGILEALKLPHRLVQLCGGDLGFSASNTVDIEVWLPGQNCYREISSVSNTRDFQARRAKIRYKDDKKNYLVHTLNGSSLAVGRTLIAIMENYQQADGSILIPEVLQKYL
- a CDS encoding ankyrin repeat domain-containing protein; the encoded protein is MRDIYKAIKENNMALLIDFIKSGQDLNIINEHTFTPLQYAILKGNLGIALLLIECGARYDSKELIIFADKTGQNEISEALKLVI
- a CDS encoding DNA adenine methylase, whose product is MIQPIDKCYKFLTPTKLKAPFGWVGGKSKLAQNIVELMPPHKRYVEVFGGGLSVLYAKPSRKDIMSKDYNLGDFIDFKGRKDKYVEVINDTNNDLINLHTIIKTSPQTFSLYLNNMLCSREIFERIKRGRFKPKNKIEKAVLYYCLLTFSFASKGDNFAMCKARSPKNIYKDYSIWSERLKGVCIENMDFRKLIKEYDNEDSLFYLDPPYVGTENYYKMQRDFGIQEHRDLADILHHIKGKFILSYNDCKLVREQYKDFRINQTKEVRYSMNVQVRKVAKEVLIMNY
- the queA gene encoding tRNA preQ1(34) S-adenosylmethionine ribosyltransferase-isomerase QueA — translated: MTKIDAQSQDFLLSSYDYDLPPQAIALYPTKPPENGKLLVYERDNDRIIHSDFAHFSDFVPDDTLLVFNDTKVIKARLYGYKINAQGHKKIIEIFYHKPYNHALTEFLIQTKGRIKKGDRIILESNLSESTQKGDSDETYVQILDSLDNGFRIARFIRGEEILNQSKVLKILENKGHIPLPPYIKRQDTAQDECDYQSVFAKNLGAVASPTASLHFSTQHLAKIQERFQTCFITLHVGAGTFVSVQTPDIRQHQIHSEFFDISPQVAHQLDKASKVLCIGTTCARSVEYYARHHLLQGECDLFLYPGEPFLRVDYLLSNFHLPKSTLIMLISAMIGRKKCLEIYHQALENGYRFYSYGDGMLIL
- a CDS encoding site-specific integrase is translated as MKAYSTKHSNKTSQKYEGVRSKELNNGDIAYYVRWSDKNGVRLERKVGTKNGGWNEKKASLKRIELQSKASLENQTKNQQITISSIMERYLEIQKLHLGASSYKNCKGECLVHINPFFGSYPLESITPPLITDFMLSLNDKSNKTINKLIDRLSHIIEWCIKEYNLSLRNPAKAIKKLKIDNARERFLTKDEVEELLKVTKAHPNAEVYYFFVLAFSTGARLNSVRNIKLEDIDFTQGTIKIQDFKNNSKYTAFLTPLAKQTLQDYKENIIFKTPERTIVRAMQNILNTLFNAHLESNDRKHRVVIHTTRHTFASHLAIAGTPIQIIQKLLNHRDIKMTMRYAHLLPHSGREWVERLWD
- the tatB gene encoding Sec-independent protein translocase protein TatB — its product is MFGAGIFEILIILIVAVIALGPNKLPQTIVDVVKFFRAFKKTIHEAKETFDKEIQLAELKQEALKYKNTIEDGMKQITQDMKLDELREISADAVKSLNTTLEGLNNEITYDSPSLPKQDELPAQSEKENQKENHIAADTNTPIESPTHKTHKDS